A genomic segment from Microcella flavibacter encodes:
- a CDS encoding AMP-dependent synthetase/ligase, which yields MKEFVVPAVVTPDPQANATDLLVDRVALDPNAALFALPTADGGWQDVSAGEFHRQVVALAKGFMASGVQAGDKIGFICKTRYEWTLVDFAAWFAGAVLVPIYETSSPSQIQYILENSEATAIIVETAEHFSRFDEIAGDVAHVTTTWQMHLGDLDKLAAQGTTVSDEQVEERRSIAVGSDLATLIYTSGSTGTPKGCVLTHSNFVELSRNAAVAMKEVLAPGASTLLFITTAHVFARFISILAVHAGAKVGHQADTKQLLPALGSFKPTFLLAVPRVFEKVYNSSEQKAEAGGKGKIFRKAADVAVAHSQALDAGSVPFGLKVQFALFDRLVYSKLKTAMGGRVVYAVSGSAPLGLRLGHFFRSMGIRILEGYGLTETTAPATVNLVSKFKIGTTGPALPGVGVKIADDGEILVKGINVFAGYWKNEAATAEVMDGEWFRTGDIGVLDDDGYLTITGRKKEIIVTAGGKNVAPAGLEDPIRSNPIIGQVVVVGDQKPFVSALITLDSEMLPVWLNNNGEEATMSLDAAARHPKVLAEVQRAVDVANSRVSRAESIRKFTILATEFTEASGHLTPKMSIKRNVITSDFASVIEGMYAGAPQTQGISLQG from the coding sequence GTGAAAGAATTCGTCGTCCCGGCCGTCGTCACACCCGACCCCCAGGCCAACGCGACCGACCTCCTCGTCGACCGCGTCGCCCTCGATCCGAACGCCGCGCTCTTCGCGCTGCCGACCGCCGACGGGGGGTGGCAGGACGTCTCGGCGGGCGAGTTCCACCGCCAGGTCGTCGCGCTCGCCAAGGGCTTCATGGCCTCCGGCGTGCAGGCCGGCGACAAGATCGGCTTCATCTGCAAGACCCGCTACGAGTGGACGCTGGTCGACTTCGCCGCCTGGTTCGCCGGCGCGGTGCTCGTGCCGATCTACGAGACGAGCTCGCCGAGCCAGATCCAGTACATCCTCGAGAACTCCGAGGCCACCGCGATCATCGTGGAGACCGCCGAGCACTTCTCGCGCTTCGACGAGATCGCGGGCGACGTCGCCCACGTCACGACGACGTGGCAGATGCACCTGGGCGACCTCGACAAGCTGGCCGCGCAGGGCACGACCGTCAGCGACGAGCAGGTCGAGGAGCGCCGCAGCATCGCCGTCGGCTCCGACCTCGCGACGCTCATCTACACCTCCGGCTCGACCGGCACCCCCAAGGGCTGCGTGCTCACCCACTCCAACTTCGTCGAGCTCAGCCGCAACGCCGCGGTCGCCATGAAGGAGGTGCTGGCGCCGGGAGCATCCACCCTGCTCTTCATCACCACGGCGCACGTCTTCGCGCGCTTCATCTCGATCCTCGCCGTGCACGCGGGCGCGAAGGTCGGCCACCAGGCCGACACGAAGCAGCTGCTGCCGGCCCTCGGCTCGTTCAAGCCGACCTTCCTGCTCGCGGTGCCCCGCGTGTTCGAGAAGGTCTACAACTCCTCCGAGCAGAAGGCCGAGGCCGGCGGCAAGGGCAAGATCTTCCGCAAGGCGGCCGACGTCGCCGTGGCGCACTCGCAGGCGCTCGACGCCGGCAGCGTGCCGTTCGGCCTCAAGGTGCAGTTCGCGCTCTTCGACCGCCTGGTCTACTCGAAGCTCAAGACCGCCATGGGTGGCCGCGTCGTCTACGCCGTCTCGGGCTCGGCGCCCCTCGGGCTGCGCCTCGGCCACTTCTTCCGCAGCATGGGCATCCGCATCCTCGAGGGCTACGGCCTCACCGAGACCACGGCCCCCGCGACGGTGAACCTCGTCAGCAAGTTCAAGATCGGCACCACCGGCCCGGCCCTGCCCGGCGTCGGGGTGAAGATCGCCGACGACGGCGAGATCCTCGTCAAGGGCATCAACGTCTTCGCCGGCTACTGGAAGAACGAGGCCGCGACCGCCGAGGTCATGGACGGCGAGTGGTTCCGCACCGGCGACATCGGTGTGCTCGACGACGACGGCTACCTCACGATCACCGGTCGCAAGAAGGAGATCATCGTGACCGCCGGCGGCAAGAACGTCGCCCCGGCCGGCCTGGAGGATCCGATCCGCTCGAACCCGATCATCGGCCAGGTCGTCGTCGTCGGCGACCAGAAGCCCTTCGTCTCGGCGCTCATCACGCTCGACAGCGAGATGCTGCCGGTGTGGCTCAACAACAACGGCGAGGAGGCCACGATGTCGCTCGACGCCGCGGCCCGGCACCCCAAGGTGCTCGCCGAGGTGCAGCGCGCCGTCGACGTGGCGAACTCCCGCGTCTCGCGGGCCGAGTCGATCCGCAAGTTCACCATCCTCGCCACCGAATTCACGGAGGCGAGCGGGCACCTCACGCCCAAGATGAGCATCAAGCGCAACGTCATCACGAGCGACTTCGCGTCGGTCATCGAGGGCATGTACGCCGGGGCTCCGCAGACGCAGGGCATCTCGCTGCAGGGCTAG
- a CDS encoding peptide deformylase, which yields MTVRPIRLFGDPVLRSRTDEIATIDDGTRRLVADLLDTVREPGRAGVAANQIGVGLRAFSYNVDGEVGYVLNPVLVEVRGEPEPVDEGCLSVPGVGFPRLRHPWARVTGIDLDGAPVELAGEGLLAQALQHETDHLDGRLYIEGLEPEVKREAMRAIRRQEWFGR from the coding sequence ATGACCGTCCGCCCCATCCGCCTCTTCGGCGACCCCGTGCTGCGCTCGCGCACGGACGAGATCGCGACCATCGACGACGGCACGCGGCGGCTGGTGGCCGACCTGCTCGACACCGTGCGCGAGCCGGGCCGGGCGGGCGTCGCCGCGAACCAGATCGGCGTCGGCCTGCGCGCGTTCAGCTACAACGTCGACGGCGAGGTCGGCTACGTGCTCAACCCCGTGCTCGTCGAGGTGCGGGGCGAGCCCGAACCCGTCGACGAGGGCTGCCTCTCCGTGCCGGGCGTCGGGTTCCCGCGGCTGCGCCACCCGTGGGCGCGCGTCACCGGCATCGACCTCGACGGCGCGCCCGTCGAGCTCGCGGGGGAGGGTCTGCTCGCCCAGGCGCTGCAGCACGAGACCGACCACCTCGACGGCCGCCTCTACATCGAGGGCCTCGAGCCCGAGGTCAAGCGCGAGGCTATGCGCGCGATCCGCCGCCAGGAGTGGTTCGGCCGCTGA
- a CDS encoding MinD/ParA family ATP-binding protein, with product MVPDRARRDETTVDDGLEPSGDDLAASLPESLTIEVALPAPVRVAPDDETAVAIPGSAIDPSVIEVLETGTTTIALADESLARATTSPPTDTGGVAVADYTRHERMHGQRVGPESAAMLTADRLIDSRRGRRAQPEGAWPRFVYSATLRRVNLGDSPKVRARKELDARIDVALEGGARFVPVLTRKGGVGKTTVTALLGMALASVREDRIIAVDANPDRGTLSERITKQTRATVRDVVNRAASIQGYTDFSTLVSRDETRLDVLASDTDPMLSEAFDENDYNVVADLAARYYSIVLTDCGTGIVHSVMRATLQRADSIVIVSGGSVDEARLASETLTWLEANGYGALVRNAVVAINAGTQATNLVKLDEIEAHFASRVRAIVRIPYDEQLAAGSAINWDSLHSTTRYYARQLAAIVMDGMPVAER from the coding sequence ATGGTGCCTGATCGCGCCCGCCGCGACGAGACGACCGTCGACGACGGCCTCGAGCCCTCCGGCGACGACCTCGCCGCGTCTCTGCCCGAGTCGCTGACGATCGAAGTCGCCCTGCCCGCCCCGGTGCGCGTCGCTCCCGACGACGAGACCGCCGTCGCGATCCCGGGCTCGGCGATCGACCCGAGCGTCATCGAGGTGCTCGAGACGGGCACGACCACGATCGCCCTCGCCGACGAGTCGCTCGCCCGCGCGACCACCTCGCCGCCCACCGACACGGGCGGCGTCGCGGTCGCCGACTACACCCGGCACGAGCGGATGCACGGCCAGCGCGTCGGCCCCGAATCGGCCGCCATGCTCACCGCCGACCGCCTCATCGACAGCCGCCGCGGGCGGCGGGCGCAGCCCGAGGGCGCCTGGCCGCGCTTCGTCTACTCCGCGACCCTCCGCCGGGTGAACCTCGGCGACTCGCCGAAGGTGCGCGCGCGCAAGGAGCTCGACGCCCGCATCGACGTCGCCCTCGAGGGCGGGGCCCGGTTCGTGCCCGTCCTCACGCGCAAGGGCGGCGTCGGCAAGACCACCGTGACGGCCCTGCTCGGCATGGCGCTCGCCTCCGTGCGCGAGGACCGCATCATCGCCGTCGACGCGAACCCCGACCGCGGCACCCTCAGCGAGCGGATCACGAAGCAGACGCGCGCGACCGTGCGCGACGTCGTCAACCGGGCCGCGAGCATCCAGGGGTACACCGATTTCTCGACGCTCGTCTCGCGCGACGAGACGCGCCTCGACGTGCTCGCGAGCGACACCGACCCGATGCTGTCGGAGGCCTTCGACGAGAACGACTACAACGTCGTGGCCGACCTCGCCGCCCGCTACTACTCGATCGTGCTCACCGACTGCGGCACGGGCATCGTGCACTCGGTCATGCGGGCGACCCTGCAGCGCGCCGACTCGATCGTCATCGTCTCGGGCGGCAGCGTCGACGAGGCGCGGCTGGCCTCCGAGACGCTCACCTGGCTCGAGGCGAACGGCTACGGCGCCCTCGTGCGCAACGCCGTCGTGGCGATCAACGCCGGCACGCAGGCCACGAACCTCGTGAAGCTCGACGAGATCGAGGCGCACTTCGCCTCCCGCGTGCGCGCCATCGTGCGCATCCCGTACGACGAGCAGCTCGCCGCCGGCAGCGCGATCAACTGGGACTCGCTGCACTCAACCACCCGGTACTACGCCCGGCAGCTCGCGGCCATCGTCATGGACGGCATGCCCGTCGCGGAGCGCTGA
- a CDS encoding pyruvate carboxylase yields the protein MFRKILVANRGEIAIRAFRAAYELGAKTVAVFPYEDRNSMHRLKADEAYQIGEPGHPVRAYLDVAEIIRVAKLAGADAIYPGYGFLSENPDLAQAAADAGITFIGPPRSVLEMAGNKVSAKEKAIAAGVPVLKSSPATTDIQVLLDAADEIGFPVFAKAVAGGGGRGMRRVERREELEDALKAAMREADSAFGDATMFVEQAVVRPRHIEVQILADAHGGTVHLFERDCSVQRRHQKVVEIAPAPNLDEGVRQAMYRDAIAFAKSIGYVNAGTVEFLLDTAGERAGEHVFIEMNPRIQVEHTVTEEVTDVDLVQSQMRIAYGQTLAELGLEQESIHLRGAALQCRITTEDPASGFRPDTGKITTYRSPGGAGVRLDGGTIASGAQISPHFDSMLAKMTCRGRDFAAAVSRSRRGLAEFRIRGVTTNIPFLQAVLDDPAFQAGDLSTSFIEERPHLVRSNASKDRGTKVLSWLADVTVNQPHGAGAGIIDPALKLPSVDLETAAPEGSRQRLLELGPQGFARALREQTALAVTDTTFRDAHQSLLATRVRSRDLTAVMPHVARLTPQLLSVEAWGGATYDVALRFLGEDPWQRLAAMREALPNVAIQMLLRGRNTVGYTPYPTEVTDAFVAEAAATGIDVFRIFDALNDVDQMRPAIDAVLATGSTVAEVALCYSGDLLDPAEDLYTLDYYLRLAERMVESGAHILAIKDMAGLLRAGAAEKLVGALRERFDLPVHVHTHDTAGGQLATLLAAARAGADAVDAASAPMAGTTSQPSLSALVAALAHTERDTGIPLEAVTDLEPYWESVRRAYAPFESGLPGPTGRVYTHEIPGGQLSNLRQQAIALGLGDRFELIEDWYAAANRILGRPTKVTPSSKVVGDLALQMAAAGADPADFEQNPQNYDIPDSVIGFMAGELGDLPGGWPEPFRSKVLEGRTVKIGTTPITDEQRAKLAGSTDDRRLMLNQLLFAQPTQQFLQVREQYGDLSVLATPDYLYGLKPGVEHTIEIERGVSLFISLEAIGEPDEKGMRSVMATLNGQMRPVTVRDRSVAVDAVSAEKADPAQPGQIAAPFMGVVTLKVAEGEKVAVGQTVATIEAMKMEAAITAPVAGTVQRLAVPATQQVEAGDLLVVVG from the coding sequence ATGTTCCGGAAAATCCTGGTCGCCAACCGCGGGGAGATCGCGATCCGCGCCTTCCGCGCCGCCTACGAGCTGGGGGCCAAGACGGTCGCCGTCTTCCCGTACGAGGATCGCAACTCTATGCATCGGCTGAAAGCCGATGAGGCGTACCAGATCGGCGAGCCGGGGCACCCCGTGCGCGCCTATCTCGACGTGGCCGAGATCATCCGCGTCGCGAAGCTCGCAGGCGCCGACGCCATCTATCCCGGCTACGGCTTCCTGAGTGAGAACCCCGACCTCGCGCAGGCCGCCGCCGACGCCGGCATCACCTTCATCGGCCCGCCGCGCTCCGTGCTCGAGATGGCCGGCAACAAGGTCTCGGCGAAGGAAAAGGCGATCGCCGCCGGCGTGCCCGTGCTGAAGTCGAGCCCCGCGACGACCGACATCCAGGTGCTGCTCGACGCCGCCGACGAGATCGGCTTTCCCGTCTTCGCCAAGGCGGTCGCGGGCGGCGGCGGGCGCGGCATGCGCCGCGTCGAGCGCCGCGAGGAGCTGGAGGACGCCCTCAAGGCGGCCATGCGCGAGGCCGACAGCGCCTTCGGCGACGCGACCATGTTCGTCGAGCAGGCCGTCGTGCGCCCTCGCCACATCGAGGTGCAGATCCTCGCCGACGCCCACGGCGGCACGGTGCACCTGTTCGAGCGCGACTGTTCGGTGCAGCGGCGCCACCAGAAGGTCGTCGAGATCGCCCCGGCCCCCAACCTCGACGAGGGCGTGCGGCAGGCGATGTACCGCGACGCGATCGCCTTCGCGAAGTCGATCGGCTACGTCAACGCCGGCACGGTCGAGTTCCTGCTCGACACCGCGGGCGAGCGCGCGGGCGAGCACGTCTTCATCGAGATGAACCCGCGCATCCAGGTCGAGCACACCGTGACTGAGGAGGTCACCGACGTCGACCTCGTGCAGTCGCAGATGCGCATCGCCTACGGCCAGACCCTCGCCGAGCTCGGCCTGGAGCAGGAGAGCATCCACCTGCGCGGCGCCGCCCTGCAGTGCCGCATCACGACGGAGGACCCGGCGAGCGGCTTCCGCCCCGACACGGGCAAGATCACGACCTACCGCTCGCCCGGCGGCGCCGGCGTGCGCCTCGATGGCGGCACGATCGCCTCGGGCGCGCAGATCTCGCCGCACTTCGACTCCATGCTCGCGAAGATGACCTGCCGCGGCCGCGACTTCGCCGCCGCCGTCTCGCGCTCGCGCCGCGGTCTCGCCGAGTTCCGCATCCGCGGCGTGACCACGAACATCCCGTTCCTGCAGGCCGTGCTCGACGACCCGGCCTTCCAGGCCGGCGACCTCAGCACCTCCTTCATCGAGGAGCGGCCGCACCTCGTGCGCAGCAACGCCTCGAAGGATCGCGGCACGAAGGTGCTGAGCTGGCTCGCCGACGTCACCGTCAACCAGCCGCACGGCGCGGGCGCCGGCATCATCGACCCCGCGCTCAAGCTGCCGTCCGTCGACCTCGAGACCGCCGCGCCCGAGGGCTCGCGCCAGCGGCTGCTCGAGCTCGGGCCGCAGGGCTTCGCCCGCGCGCTGCGCGAGCAGACCGCGCTCGCCGTCACCGACACGACGTTCCGGGATGCCCACCAGTCGCTCCTCGCCACGCGGGTGCGCTCGCGCGACCTCACCGCCGTCATGCCGCACGTCGCGCGGCTGACGCCGCAGCTGCTCAGCGTCGAGGCCTGGGGCGGAGCGACGTACGACGTCGCCCTCCGCTTCCTGGGGGAGGACCCGTGGCAGCGGCTCGCCGCCATGCGCGAGGCCCTCCCGAACGTCGCCATCCAGATGCTGCTGCGCGGGCGCAACACGGTCGGCTACACGCCGTACCCGACCGAGGTGACCGACGCCTTCGTCGCCGAGGCCGCCGCGACCGGCATCGACGTGTTCCGCATCTTCGACGCGCTCAACGACGTCGACCAGATGCGGCCCGCGATCGACGCGGTGCTCGCCACGGGCTCCACGGTAGCCGAGGTGGCGCTGTGCTACTCGGGCGACCTGCTCGACCCGGCGGAGGACCTCTACACGCTCGACTACTACCTGCGGCTCGCCGAGCGGATGGTCGAGTCGGGCGCGCACATCCTCGCCATCAAGGACATGGCCGGGCTGCTGCGCGCCGGCGCGGCCGAGAAGCTCGTCGGCGCCCTGCGCGAGCGCTTCGACCTGCCCGTGCACGTGCACACGCACGACACCGCCGGCGGTCAGCTCGCGACGCTGCTCGCCGCCGCGCGCGCCGGGGCCGACGCCGTCGATGCCGCGAGCGCCCCCATGGCGGGCACCACCTCGCAGCCCTCGCTCTCGGCCCTCGTCGCCGCGCTCGCGCACACCGAGCGCGACACGGGCATCCCGCTCGAGGCCGTCACCGATCTCGAGCCCTATTGGGAGTCGGTGCGCCGCGCCTACGCGCCCTTCGAGTCGGGGCTGCCGGGCCCCACCGGGCGCGTGTACACGCACGAGATCCCCGGCGGCCAGCTGTCGAACCTGCGCCAGCAGGCCATCGCGCTCGGCCTCGGCGACCGCTTCGAGCTCATCGAGGACTGGTACGCCGCGGCGAACCGCATCCTCGGCCGCCCGACGAAGGTGACGCCGTCGTCGAAGGTCGTCGGCGACCTCGCGCTGCAGATGGCGGCCGCGGGCGCCGACCCGGCCGACTTCGAGCAGAACCCGCAGAACTACGACATCCCCGACTCCGTCATCGGCTTCATGGCCGGCGAGCTCGGCGACCTGCCGGGCGGGTGGCCCGAGCCCTTCCGCTCGAAGGTGCTCGAGGGCCGCACGGTCAAGATCGGCACGACGCCGATCACGGACGAGCAGCGCGCCAAGCTCGCGGGCTCGACCGACGACCGCCGACTCATGCTCAACCAGCTGCTCTTCGCCCAGCCGACGCAGCAGTTCCTGCAGGTGCGCGAGCAGTACGGCGACCTCTCGGTGCTCGCCACCCCCGACTACCTCTACGGCCTGAAGCCCGGGGTGGAGCACACGATCGAGATCGAGCGCGGCGTGAGCCTGTTCATCTCGCTCGAGGCGATCGGCGAGCCCGACGAGAAGGGCATGCGCAGCGTCATGGCGACGCTCAACGGGCAGATGCGCCCGGTGACGGTGCGCGACCGCTCGGTGGCCGTCGACGCGGTGAGCGCCGAGAAGGCCGACCCCGCGCAGCCCGGTCAGATCGCGGCGCCGTTCATGGGCGTCGTGACGCTCAAGGTCGCCGAGGGCGAGAAGGTCGCCGTCGGCCAGACCGTCGCCACCATCGAGGCCATGAAGATGGAGGCGGCGATCACCGCCCCCGTCGCGGGCACCGTGCAGCGGCTCGCCGTGCCGGCCACGCAGCAGGTCGAGGCGGGCGACCTGCTCGTCGTCGTCGGCTGA
- a CDS encoding ParA family protein produces MHVLSISSLKGGVGKTTVTLGLASAAFSRGLRTLVVDLDPQSDASTGMDIQIAGHLNVADVLSSPKEKIVRQAIAPSGWTRGRQGTVDVLIGSPSAINFDGPHPSIREIWKLEEALAHVEADYDLVLIDCAPSLNALTRTAWAASDRVVVVTEPGLFSVAAADRALRAIEEIRRGLSPRLQPLGIIVNRARVQSLEHQFRIKELRDMFGPLVLAPQLPERTSLQQAQGAAKPLHIWPGESAQEMARNFDQLLDRVMRTGRLGEYAQR; encoded by the coding sequence GTGCACGTACTGAGCATCAGCTCCCTGAAGGGCGGCGTGGGGAAGACCACGGTGACGCTCGGGCTGGCATCGGCGGCGTTCTCGCGGGGCCTTCGCACCCTGGTGGTCGACCTCGATCCGCAGTCCGATGCGTCCACGGGCATGGACATCCAGATCGCCGGGCACCTCAACGTCGCCGACGTGCTCTCCTCCCCCAAGGAGAAGATCGTGCGCCAGGCGATCGCCCCGTCGGGCTGGACCCGCGGGCGCCAGGGCACCGTGGACGTGCTCATCGGCAGCCCCTCTGCCATCAACTTCGACGGGCCGCATCCGAGCATCCGCGAGATCTGGAAGCTCGAGGAGGCCCTCGCCCACGTCGAGGCCGACTACGACCTCGTGCTCATCGACTGCGCCCCCTCTCTCAACGCCCTCACCCGCACCGCCTGGGCCGCGAGCGACCGGGTCGTCGTCGTCACCGAGCCGGGCCTGTTCTCCGTCGCCGCCGCCGACCGCGCCCTCCGCGCGATCGAGGAGATCCGCCGCGGCCTCTCCCCCCGCCTCCAGCCGCTCGGCATCATCGTCAACCGCGCGCGCGTGCAGAGCCTCGAGCATCAGTTCCGCATCAAGGAGCTGCGCGACATGTTCGGCCCGCTCGTGCTCGCCCCGCAGCTGCCCGAGCGCACCTCGCTGCAGCAGGCGCAGGGCGCCGCGAAGCCGCTGCACATCTGGCCGGGCGAGAGCGCGCAGGAGATGGCGCGCAACTTCGACCAGCTGCTGGACCGCGTCATGCGCACGGGGCGGCTCGGGGAGTACGCGCAGCGCTAG
- a CDS encoding MerR family transcriptional regulator, producing MSEVRRSDDRYDMELLFTDGLPELDNQAGYRGAVAARAAGISYRQLDYWARTELVEPTVRGASGSGTQRLYGFRDILVLKLVKRLLDTGISLQQIRTAVNQLREAGVSDLAQTTLMSDGASVYLCTSDHEVIDLVSRGQGVFGIAVGKVLREVESTLVELDSTPAEDPSDELAARRATRAS from the coding sequence ATGAGCGAAGTCCGCCGCAGCGACGATCGCTACGACATGGAACTGCTCTTCACCGACGGCCTGCCCGAGCTCGACAACCAGGCCGGCTACCGCGGGGCCGTCGCGGCCCGCGCCGCCGGCATCTCGTACCGCCAGCTCGACTACTGGGCCCGCACCGAGCTCGTCGAGCCCACCGTGCGCGGCGCCTCCGGCTCCGGCACGCAGCGCCTCTACGGCTTCCGCGACATCCTCGTGCTCAAGCTCGTCAAGCGCCTCCTCGACACCGGCATCTCGCTCCAGCAGATCCGCACGGCCGTCAACCAGCTGCGCGAGGCCGGCGTCAGCGACCTCGCCCAGACCACGCTCATGAGCGACGGCGCGAGCGTCTACCTCTGCACCTCCGACCACGAGGTCATCGACCTCGTCAGCCGCGGCCAGGGCGTCTTCGGCATCGCCGTCGGCAAGGTGCTGCGCGAGGTCGAGAGCACGCTCGTCGAGCTCGACTCCACGCCGGCGGAGGATCCCTCCGACGAGCTCGCCGCGCGCCGCGCGACCCGCGCCTCCTAG